From Acinetobacter sp. ASP199, the proteins below share one genomic window:
- the wrbA gene encoding NAD(P)H:quinone oxidoreductase — protein sequence MQPYVLVLYYSKYGSVREMAHLIANGVESAGMVVKIRTVPNLSTVVKEAEPSIPAEGDIYCTLDELANCSALAVGSPTRFGNMAAEMKYFWDQTTSLWLNGALHAKPACVFTASGAMHGGQESTLLSMLPPLFHHGMMIMGLSNAIPALSNTKTGGTPYGASHVSGARHDQALSQDEKALCEAQGKRLAEVTLKLNQV from the coding sequence ATGCAACCTTATGTCCTTGTTTTATATTACAGCAAATATGGTTCAGTCCGCGAGATGGCACATCTGATTGCCAATGGGGTAGAGTCTGCTGGTATGGTAGTCAAGATCAGAACGGTACCCAATCTTTCTACGGTGGTGAAAGAAGCAGAGCCGAGTATTCCAGCAGAAGGGGATATCTACTGTACGCTAGACGAACTGGCGAACTGTTCTGCTTTGGCAGTGGGTTCGCCAACACGTTTTGGCAATATGGCTGCTGAAATGAAATATTTCTGGGACCAGACCACCAGTCTGTGGCTGAATGGTGCATTGCATGCTAAACCGGCATGTGTGTTCACAGCTTCTGGTGCAATGCATGGTGGTCAGGAAAGTACATTGCTCAGTATGCTTCCGCCGTTGTTCCATCACGGTATGATGATCATGGGACTCAGTAATGCTATTCCAGCCCTGTCAAATACTAAAACGGGTGGTACACCCTACGGTGCCAGCCATGTCAGTGGTGCACGCCATGATCAGGCACTGAGCCAGGATGAAAAGGCACTGTGTGAAGCACAAGGTAAGCGCTTGGCAGAAGTGACTTTAAAGTTAAATCAGGTCTGA
- a CDS encoding YihY family inner membrane protein yields MIVEYLKKLPFYEKHWFQFILFVLRRFEADRCREQAGSLTYTTLFAVVPMLTVFLVIISSIKALEPARQQLQEMIYTNFLPKTTIAFDKALSAFTDKSSNLTIIGILFLFITTVMMLTSIETVFNRIWRVTETRGGIIGFMRYWTIISLGPILLGSAFVISSTMASMNVLSNNFAGYEVDGAFILWLISFSLTILGFFILNWTIPNRNVPIKSAFVGGLFSAVVFELLKNLFGFIMSNFTSYEIVYGAFAAVPIFLLWIFLSWNIVLLGVEISYAITAFESGQDRKSHPILMLLDLLALFYRKQKTGESISESQALEVLGRDEIGRLPNYIAMFEKQNLIKRTDDNEYVLVRDLDQVNFWDFYLKLPYALPHTHQIENVQIDDLWMQRLQPKLREADQYLAENLSIPLSELFKQKEAQNASQVHPKT; encoded by the coding sequence ATGATCGTTGAATACTTAAAGAAATTACCTTTTTATGAAAAACACTGGTTTCAATTTATTCTATTTGTACTCAGGCGCTTCGAGGCCGACCGCTGCCGTGAACAGGCGGGTTCACTGACTTATACCACCCTGTTTGCCGTAGTACCGATGCTGACGGTTTTTCTGGTCATCATTTCTTCGATCAAGGCTCTGGAACCTGCACGTCAGCAACTTCAGGAAATGATCTATACCAATTTTCTGCCTAAGACCACTATTGCCTTTGATAAAGCCCTGAGTGCTTTTACTGACAAATCCAGCAATCTTACCATCATCGGGATCCTGTTTCTGTTTATTACTACCGTGATGATGCTGACCAGTATTGAAACAGTATTTAACCGGATCTGGCGTGTCACAGAAACACGTGGCGGGATTATCGGCTTTATGCGCTATTGGACCATTATTTCCCTCGGTCCGATTTTACTCGGTAGCGCTTTCGTGATTTCTTCGACCATGGCTTCCATGAATGTGCTGAGCAACAACTTTGCCGGCTACGAAGTGGATGGTGCTTTTATACTGTGGCTGATTTCATTTTCTTTGACGATACTCGGCTTCTTCATCCTGAACTGGACCATACCTAACCGTAATGTACCGATCAAATCCGCATTCGTGGGCGGTTTATTTAGTGCGGTGGTCTTTGAACTATTAAAGAACCTGTTTGGCTTTATCATGTCCAATTTCACCAGTTATGAAATTGTGTACGGTGCTTTTGCAGCGGTTCCAATTTTTCTACTCTGGATTTTTCTCTCCTGGAATATCGTCCTGCTTGGCGTAGAAATCAGTTATGCCATCACAGCATTTGAATCAGGTCAGGATCGTAAAAGCCATCCAATTCTGATGTTACTGGATTTGCTAGCCCTGTTTTACCGCAAGCAAAAAACCGGGGAAAGTATTAGCGAGTCACAGGCGCTTGAAGTCTTGGGACGTGATGAAATTGGTCGTTTGCCAAACTATATCGCCATGTTTGAAAAACAAAACCTGATTAAACGTACTGATGATAATGAATATGTCCTGGTACGTGATCTAGATCAGGTTAATTTCTGGGATTTCTACCTGAAACTTCCTTATGCCTTGCCACATACGCATCAAATTGAAAATGTTCAGATTGATGATTTATGGATGCAGCGACTACAGCCAAAATTAAGAGAGGCAGATCAGTATCTGGCAGAAAATCTAAGCATTCCTCTTTCAGAACTGTTTAAGCAGAAAGAAGCACAGAATGCATCCCAGGTTCATCCTAAGACTTAA
- a CDS encoding DMT family transporter gives MEQRKALDAQASLIMFVLCMLWGLQQVVLKLAAPDISALMQIALRSALSALMVYPLIQAGIRRQLWSRNYLPAGLLVGVLFALEFYLVAEALRYTSASHTIVLLYTAPIFVALGLHWKLPSEHLSPLQWGGILVAFSGIVVSFLFRSQTGQATQASVLWGDLLALTAGIFWAATTVSVRLTRLAEAPATQTLFYQLLMGGILLLPLAWITGQTTVNWTMLSISSLIFHTVVISFASYLIWFWMLKKYLASRLGVFSFLTPVFGMIFGVLLLDEKVEMNFIIGTIMVMLGVVLVSLQGWLKPKNIKVVS, from the coding sequence GTGGAGCAGCGTAAAGCGCTTGATGCGCAAGCCTCATTGATCATGTTTGTCCTGTGTATGTTGTGGGGACTACAGCAGGTGGTACTCAAGCTGGCGGCACCAGATATTTCGGCTTTAATGCAGATTGCATTGCGTTCGGCCTTATCTGCATTAATGGTTTATCCTTTGATTCAAGCAGGTATAAGGCGCCAGCTATGGAGCAGAAACTATCTTCCGGCAGGTTTGCTGGTCGGTGTATTGTTCGCTTTAGAGTTCTACCTGGTCGCTGAAGCGCTTCGTTATACTTCTGCTTCACATACCATCGTATTACTGTATACCGCACCAATTTTCGTGGCGCTGGGGCTACATTGGAAACTTCCTTCGGAACATTTATCTCCCTTACAGTGGGGCGGTATTCTGGTTGCGTTTAGCGGGATCGTGGTGAGTTTCTTATTTCGTAGTCAAACTGGTCAGGCTACGCAAGCCAGCGTGCTTTGGGGTGATTTATTGGCTTTAACAGCGGGTATATTTTGGGCTGCAACCACGGTAAGTGTTCGATTAACACGATTAGCTGAAGCACCAGCAACCCAAACCTTGTTCTATCAGCTCTTGATGGGTGGCATCTTGCTATTACCACTAGCGTGGATTACAGGGCAGACCACTGTGAATTGGACAATGCTCTCTATTTCTAGTCTGATTTTTCATACAGTGGTGATTTCTTTTGCCAGTTATCTGATCTGGTTCTGGATGCTGAAAAAATATTTGGCTTCACGTCTGGGCGTATTTTCTTTTCTAACACCCGTGTTTGGGATGATATTTGGAGTTCTACTACTCGATGAAAAAGTTGAGATGAACTTTATTATCGGTACGATCATGGTCATGCTGGGGGTAGTGTTGGTAAGTTTACAGGGATGGTTGAAGCCGAAAAATATAAAAGTTGTATCTTAA
- a CDS encoding fumarylacetoacetate hydrolase family protein, with amino-acid sequence MSTRPSKIVCVGRSYADHAKELGNAIPERPVLFIKPPSALGDLDAGIEWNRDLGSCHYECELSLRIDRTLKNETDPVKALEAVGALTLGLDLTLRDLQNDLKKKGQPWERAKAYDGACLLSDWIAVEDVVNDWKDVHYTLHVNDELRQKGDTALLIFDVGTLLVEISQVFTLEEGDVVMTGTPAGVAALQSGEQLKMTLKGKNQEYVWTTFVK; translated from the coding sequence ATGAGTACACGTCCATCCAAGATCGTTTGTGTCGGCCGCAGTTATGCAGATCATGCTAAAGAGCTGGGTAATGCCATACCGGAACGCCCAGTTCTGTTTATCAAGCCACCAAGTGCATTAGGCGATCTGGATGCTGGAATTGAATGGAATCGTGATCTGGGCAGCTGTCATTATGAATGTGAGCTGAGCTTGCGTATTGACCGTACTCTGAAAAATGAAACTGATCCTGTAAAAGCTTTAGAAGCAGTGGGGGCGCTGACTTTAGGCCTGGATCTGACTTTGCGTGATCTGCAAAATGACCTGAAGAAAAAAGGCCAGCCATGGGAACGTGCCAAAGCTTATGATGGTGCTTGCCTGCTCTCTGACTGGATAGCAGTTGAAGACGTAGTGAATGACTGGAAAGATGTACACTACACCCTGCATGTAAATGATGAACTGCGTCAGAAAGGTGACACTGCTTTACTCATCTTTGATGTGGGAACATTGCTGGTAGAGATCAGCCAGGTATTTACTCTGGAAGAAGGAGATGTGGTGATGACCGGTACACCAGCGGGTGTAGCAGCATTGCAATCCGGTGAACAGTTGAAAATGACCTTAAAGGGTAAAAACCAGGAATATGTCTGGACCACCTTTGTGAAATAA
- a CDS encoding YcxB family protein translates to MTESAPTLSTRYFLTLEESQDGFALATFGKKQISRFLTPLVSVGIIIWGFSMGFDGVGRYYVALGAFFLLLQGIMRYWFLPMMFKRQFVKYQFGKSEQGIDLYQDHAEIFHNGRNKVVHYSEVQNFAKGKLTYMLELKNRTVVIVPKRAFADATEQSIFERTFKK, encoded by the coding sequence ATGACTGAGTCAGCACCGACTTTATCGACCCGCTATTTTCTGACTTTAGAAGAATCTCAGGATGGATTTGCTTTGGCCACTTTTGGCAAAAAGCAGATCAGCCGGTTTCTGACTCCTTTGGTGAGTGTCGGGATCATTATCTGGGGCTTTTCTATGGGCTTTGATGGGGTGGGACGTTATTACGTGGCACTGGGTGCATTCTTCCTGCTTTTACAGGGCATCATGCGTTACTGGTTTCTGCCGATGATGTTCAAGCGCCAGTTTGTGAAATACCAGTTTGGCAAGAGCGAGCAGGGCATTGACCTGTATCAGGATCATGCGGAAATCTTTCATAATGGCCGCAACAAGGTCGTGCATTATAGTGAAGTGCAAAACTTTGCCAAAGGCAAGCTGACCTATATGCTGGAACTTAAAAATCGTACCGTGGTGATCGTACCTAAACGTGCCTTTGCCGATGCCACGGAACAAAGCATTTTTGAACGTACTTTCAAGAAATAA
- a CDS encoding SRPBCC family protein, whose product MKSLKSCLLLCLCTTYIPFSWAKIIPWTPALPSSIDVFSGGPQQLADLTGDRLFIYAHPRQSLQLPTFKQAAAQSVQFYSSAVILPIPEAQVKKHLSNYQGYAGLFPALKSAKILESHGHIQQVRYQVHIPTPIPVLNFKENVLMQHHVSENSIETLIVDAPIPYGAGRLEWFALGPNKTLVTVTQWGDLNQPKGFLFSKILNALPEAKLGIPAGTNAFLLEALQQRFNPQSSIPLSANQIPQIHFNSRQIQKITQLSQQSAQPVSFILPARQLKYDQTPENIRFSSSFHYYPQPVQKLQPWLAADASQQLFPRQIRKVELHPVNSQQMDANYKVSVGLGVIQIPFDFKLRYQQSSPLQSKFDAIGGDLKFVKAGMKLLPQAHGTLFQMTSSMKIHDQAPFLLRAMRSMPYHDTLPAVGANTVYALKVQQKLK is encoded by the coding sequence ATGAAATCATTGAAATCGTGTCTGCTTCTTTGCCTCTGCACGACTTATATTCCTTTCAGCTGGGCGAAAATTATTCCCTGGACGCCTGCACTTCCGAGCAGTATCGATGTCTTTTCCGGTGGTCCTCAGCAGCTGGCAGATTTGACCGGTGACCGACTATTCATCTATGCACATCCTCGACAATCCTTACAGTTGCCGACCTTTAAGCAGGCAGCTGCTCAAAGCGTGCAATTTTATAGCAGTGCGGTGATATTACCGATCCCTGAGGCTCAGGTTAAAAAACATCTTTCCAACTATCAGGGCTATGCCGGCCTGTTTCCAGCACTCAAGTCTGCCAAGATTCTGGAATCCCACGGACACATCCAGCAGGTGCGTTATCAGGTACATATTCCTACGCCAATTCCAGTACTGAATTTCAAGGAAAATGTGCTAATGCAGCATCATGTATCAGAAAATAGTATTGAGACTTTGATTGTGGATGCCCCGATTCCTTATGGTGCTGGACGACTGGAATGGTTTGCACTAGGACCCAATAAAACCTTGGTCACCGTGACTCAATGGGGTGACTTAAATCAGCCGAAAGGCTTTCTGTTCAGCAAAATTTTAAATGCTTTACCTGAAGCTAAACTGGGTATTCCTGCGGGTACCAATGCTTTCCTGCTTGAAGCGTTACAGCAACGTTTTAACCCCCAGTCAAGCATTCCATTATCTGCAAACCAGATTCCGCAAATTCATTTTAATAGCAGACAAATTCAGAAAATCACTCAACTCAGTCAGCAGTCTGCCCAGCCTGTCAGCTTTATTCTGCCTGCACGTCAGCTCAAATATGATCAAACCCCAGAAAACATACGTTTTAGCAGCAGTTTTCATTATTATCCACAACCCGTTCAGAAACTGCAGCCTTGGCTTGCAGCTGATGCCAGTCAGCAACTGTTTCCACGACAAATTCGCAAAGTGGAACTTCATCCAGTGAATAGTCAGCAGATGGATGCTAACTATAAGGTATCAGTTGGACTGGGGGTGATTCAGATTCCATTCGATTTCAAGTTACGCTATCAACAGTCTTCGCCTTTGCAGAGCAAGTTTGATGCGATTGGCGGAGATCTGAAATTTGTCAAAGCAGGCATGAAACTGCTGCCACAAGCGCATGGCACTTTATTTCAAATGACCAGCAGCATGAAAATTCATGATCAGGCGCCATTTTTATTACGTGCCATGCGTAGTATGCCTTATCACGATACTTTGCCAGCAGTGGGAGCAAATACAGTCTACGCACTTAAAGTGCAGCAAAAGCTGAAATGA
- the rnr gene encoding ribonuclease R, protein MMKNWVDPEAKAEAERYDNPIPSRTLILETIEKNNAQSHADLVEHFEIADQKSIDALSHRLIAMVRDGQLIKDSYKFQIATEQPEYEATVYINSKGMGTANISGQDDLLLPERELRQVFNGDRVKVRQTSVDRKGKTWGFITEVVQHRVKQIIGKVCQHEGEYFVQPASPNAHQPITLEKELIEHAQVKVGDSIRVAIDTYPTKEEFATAHIIQSMADKADTEIIIPQTILEYGLPYEFPAEVIKEAESFKEPNAKDREGRIDLRDLALVTIDGEDARDFDDAVYAEKRPGGGYRVVVAIADVSHYVRVGKPLDDEAQERGTSVYFPHYVLPMLPEALSNGLCSLNPHVDRLCMVCDLKLSRAGRVTGFEFYPSVMHSKARLTYNQVAQYFEGDSNAITEDRDVRKSLNTLFQLYQVLKELRADRHAMEFETVETYMTFDELGGIKEILPRTRNDAHKLIEECMLLANVAAAEYALKNEIPMLYRVHQPPEFSRIQKVRDFVKLLGLKFPEQPTQKDYQEVIEATKDRIDAPSIHAVLLRSMMQAYYGAKNDGHFGLAYDAYTHFTSPIRRYPDLLLHRAIKAQLVQKPYPISGASLDDAGEHFSATERRADEASRSVTTWLKCHYMQQHLGEEFVGIISATAEFGLFVTLKDLYVDGMVHVSQLGDDFFIFDQSSQSLVGQNRGQIFGLGDEVKIKVAGVNLEERKIDFELVQQLTHAGRQIRARAPRVAEKKPLFRPEATEQVFGKNERESKAKDNADGEQPIRRKKDKGKPSSYSKKPAKKTAGKSEAKDKGKVKKKAKVKKKKANAKPKGE, encoded by the coding sequence ATGATGAAAAACTGGGTCGATCCTGAAGCAAAAGCTGAAGCCGAACGTTATGACAACCCTATCCCAAGTCGCACGCTGATTTTAGAAACCATAGAAAAAAATAATGCCCAGTCGCATGCTGACCTGGTTGAACATTTTGAAATTGCAGATCAAAAAAGTATTGATGCTCTGAGCCACCGCCTGATTGCCATGGTGCGTGATGGCCAGTTAATAAAAGATAGTTATAAATTCCAGATTGCCACTGAGCAACCGGAATATGAAGCTACGGTGTATATCAATTCTAAAGGCATGGGTACAGCCAATATTTCCGGACAGGATGACCTGTTATTGCCAGAGCGCGAATTGCGCCAGGTTTTTAATGGTGACCGCGTTAAAGTCCGCCAAACTTCAGTCGACCGCAAAGGCAAGACCTGGGGTTTTATTACTGAAGTGGTGCAGCATCGTGTAAAACAGATTATTGGTAAAGTCTGCCAGCATGAAGGTGAATATTTCGTACAACCTGCCAGCCCGAATGCGCATCAGCCAATCACCCTAGAAAAAGAACTGATTGAACATGCTCAGGTCAAAGTTGGTGATTCTATTCGTGTCGCGATTGATACTTATCCAACTAAAGAAGAATTTGCGACTGCGCATATTATCCAGTCAATGGCAGATAAAGCGGATACTGAAATCATCATTCCACAAACCATTCTGGAATATGGTCTGCCTTACGAATTCCCTGCTGAAGTCATAAAAGAAGCAGAAAGCTTTAAGGAACCAAATGCCAAGGATCGTGAAGGCCGTATCGACCTGCGTGACCTGGCTTTAGTCACCATTGATGGTGAAGATGCTCGCGACTTCGATGATGCGGTGTATGCAGAGAAACGCCCTGGCGGTGGTTACCGTGTTGTCGTGGCAATTGCAGATGTCAGCCATTATGTCCGTGTTGGCAAACCACTAGATGACGAAGCTCAGGAACGTGGTACATCGGTTTACTTCCCGCATTATGTCCTGCCGATGCTGCCAGAAGCACTCTCCAATGGCTTATGTTCTTTAAATCCGCATGTTGACCGTCTATGTATGGTCTGTGACTTAAAACTGTCACGTGCAGGCCGTGTGACCGGTTTTGAATTCTACCCTTCTGTAATGCATTCCAAAGCGCGTCTGACTTATAACCAGGTTGCACAGTATTTTGAGGGTGACAGTAACGCGATTACTGAAGATCGTGATGTACGTAAATCACTGAATACTCTATTCCAGCTGTATCAGGTGCTGAAAGAATTGCGTGCGGATCGTCATGCCATGGAGTTCGAAACTGTCGAAACCTATATGACATTCGATGAGCTGGGCGGCATTAAAGAAATTCTGCCACGCACCCGTAATGATGCACATAAGCTGATTGAAGAGTGCATGTTGCTCGCTAACGTGGCGGCGGCGGAATATGCGCTGAAAAATGAAATTCCAATGCTGTACCGTGTACATCAGCCACCAGAATTTTCCCGTATTCAGAAAGTGCGTGACTTCGTCAAGCTACTCGGTCTGAAATTCCCGGAACAGCCAACCCAGAAAGATTATCAGGAAGTCATTGAAGCCACTAAAGACCGTATTGATGCACCAAGTATTCATGCAGTCCTGTTACGCTCAATGATGCAGGCCTACTACGGCGCGAAGAATGATGGTCACTTCGGTCTGGCATATGATGCTTATACACATTTCACCTCACCGATTCGCCGCTACCCTGATCTGTTGTTACATCGGGCGATTAAAGCACAGTTGGTGCAAAAACCGTATCCGATTTCGGGTGCATCACTGGATGATGCCGGTGAACATTTCTCTGCAACTGAACGTCGTGCCGATGAGGCTTCACGCTCTGTAACGACCTGGTTGAAATGTCACTATATGCAGCAGCATCTGGGTGAAGAATTTGTTGGCATTATCAGTGCGACTGCAGAATTTGGTCTGTTTGTTACCCTGAAAGACCTTTATGTAGATGGCATGGTGCATGTCAGCCAGCTTGGTGATGATTTCTTTATCTTTGATCAAAGCAGTCAAAGCCTGGTTGGTCAGAACCGTGGACAAATTTTCGGTCTGGGGGATGAAGTCAAGATCAAGGTTGCCGGTGTGAATCTGGAAGAGCGTAAGATTGACTTTGAACTGGTACAACAATTGACCCATGCTGGCCGCCAAATCCGCGCCCGTGCACCACGTGTCGCAGAGAAAAAGCCTTTATTCCGTCCGGAAGCCACTGAACAAGTCTTTGGCAAAAATGAACGTGAGTCCAAAGCAAAGGACAATGCAGATGGGGAACAACCCATACGACGCAAAAAAGACAAAGGAAAACCCAGTTCCTACAGCAAAAAGCCTGCTAAAAAAACTGCAGGAAAGTCTGAAGCAAAGGATAAAGGTAAAGTAAAGAAAAAGGCCAAAGTGAAAAAGAAAAAAGCCAATGCAAAGCCAAAGGGTGAATAA
- a CDS encoding M3 family metallopeptidase, with translation MTLDKVTLPVPQFDQITLAELKQKIESCIAEGQKFLNELTETPDSAQEQLAILEHVDTLENNMSEAWGILSHLNAVKNNAETREVYQALLPGLSEYYTQLGQHTALYQTYQHVHDAPVFTDLPAAQQSAIKLALRDFKLSGVALEGEAKKRYAEISARLSQLSSDFSNHVLDATQAYFRPLNDDELAGLSTSNIELLKQYGKQHGLDQPVATLDFPSYLAIMIYSENRSLREEIYKAYTTRASDQSDKSEFDNTAVMEEILSLRQEMAALLGFNNYAEYSLASKMAPSVDAVDEFLRDLAEHARAPAEKEIAELKAIAAEDGITELQPWDSSYYSEKLKMQQFNLSQEALKPYFPTPKVIQGLFSIVNRLYGIQVIEREAPLWHPDAHYFELEDQGEVVGGFYFDLYARQGKRGGAWMSGFRSRMRTHDGVQKPICYMVGNFTPPVGDKPALLSHDEVTTLFHEFGHGLHHMLTEVDNISVAGTHGVAWDAVELPSQFMEFWAWDQDSLNLLSEHIETKEVLPSDLLKALLDARFFQSGMQTLRQLEFALFDLTIHRANPALNAEQVQATLNEIRAKYAVLPTTPYNRFQHSFSHIFAGGYAAGYYSYKWAEVLASDAFDRFETEGIFNTDTGHAFRKNILAVGGKDTALDAFVNFRGREPKIDALLRHQGWTNTVKNA, from the coding sequence ATGACTTTAGACAAGGTGACTTTGCCTGTTCCACAATTTGATCAGATTACACTGGCAGAACTTAAACAAAAGATTGAAAGCTGTATTGCTGAAGGTCAAAAATTCCTGAATGAACTTACCGAAACACCTGATTCAGCTCAGGAACAGCTCGCTATTTTGGAGCATGTTGACACACTCGAAAATAATATGAGTGAGGCTTGGGGTATTCTCTCGCACCTCAATGCCGTGAAAAACAATGCAGAAACACGTGAAGTTTATCAAGCCTTATTACCGGGTTTAAGCGAATATTATACTCAGCTCGGTCAACATACGGCGCTGTATCAGACTTATCAGCATGTACATGATGCACCGGTGTTTACTGACCTGCCTGCAGCACAGCAAAGCGCTATTAAATTAGCACTACGCGACTTCAAACTTTCTGGCGTGGCGCTAGAAGGTGAAGCGAAAAAACGTTATGCAGAAATTTCCGCACGTTTATCTCAACTGTCTTCAGATTTTTCCAATCATGTGCTGGATGCTACTCAGGCCTACTTTAGACCATTAAATGACGATGAACTGGCGGGCTTATCTACAAGTAATATTGAACTGCTTAAGCAATATGGCAAACAGCATGGACTGGATCAGCCCGTAGCCACCTTGGATTTCCCATCCTATTTAGCCATTATGATCTATTCAGAAAACCGTAGTCTGCGTGAGGAAATCTATAAGGCCTATACTACACGTGCTTCAGATCAGTCTGATAAGTCTGAATTTGACAATACAGCTGTAATGGAAGAAATCCTGAGTCTGCGTCAGGAAATGGCAGCACTCCTCGGCTTTAACAACTATGCTGAATATTCACTGGCCAGCAAAATGGCACCAAGTGTCGATGCTGTAGATGAGTTCTTGCGTGATCTTGCTGAACATGCGCGTGCGCCTGCCGAAAAAGAGATTGCCGAGCTGAAAGCAATTGCAGCAGAAGATGGTATTACAGAGCTGCAGCCTTGGGACAGCAGTTATTATTCTGAAAAGCTGAAAATGCAGCAGTTTAATCTGTCACAGGAAGCACTGAAACCTTATTTCCCGACCCCAAAAGTGATTCAAGGTCTGTTCAGCATTGTGAACCGTCTGTATGGCATCCAGGTCATCGAACGTGAAGCTCCGCTTTGGCATCCGGATGCACATTATTTTGAACTGGAAGATCAGGGTGAAGTTGTCGGTGGCTTCTACTTTGACCTGTATGCCCGTCAAGGTAAACGTGGCGGTGCCTGGATGAGTGGTTTCCGCTCTCGTATGCGTACCCATGACGGCGTACAAAAGCCAATCTGTTATATGGTCGGTAACTTTACTCCGCCGGTTGGCGACAAACCTGCCCTACTGAGCCATGATGAAGTTACTACACTGTTTCATGAATTTGGTCATGGTCTGCACCATATGTTGACTGAAGTAGACAATATCTCTGTTGCCGGTACCCATGGTGTGGCTTGGGATGCGGTCGAGTTACCAAGTCAGTTCATGGAATTCTGGGCATGGGATCAGGACAGCCTGAATCTGCTCAGCGAACATATAGAAACCAAAGAGGTCTTGCCCTCAGATCTGCTAAAAGCCCTGCTAGATGCCCGTTTCTTCCAGTCAGGCATGCAAACCTTGCGTCAACTCGAGTTTGCCCTGTTCGATCTGACCATTCACCGTGCCAATCCAGCGCTCAATGCTGAACAGGTTCAGGCGACGTTGAATGAGATCCGAGCTAAATATGCTGTGTTGCCAACCACACCGTATAACCGTTTCCAGCATAGCTTTAGCCATATCTTTGCAGGTGGCTATGCTGCCGGATATTATTCTTATAAATGGGCAGAAGTACTGGCCAGTGATGCCTTTGACCGTTTTGAAACAGAAGGTATTTTCAACACTGACACGGGTCATGCTTTCCGCAAAAACATTCTGGCAGTCGGTGGAAAAGACACTGCGCTAGATGCATTTGTCAACTTCCGTGGTCGTGAGCCAAAAATTGATGCCCTACTACGTCATCAAGGTTGGACGAATACGGTAAAAAATGCTTAA
- a CDS encoding YheV family putative zinc ribbon protein has translation MKRRFIAGAKCPKCQAMDRIVMLTSGENEWIECIDCGYEENRPTHVDQPEIPAVPDEVGVIQFKPR, from the coding sequence ATCAAACGTCGTTTCATTGCAGGTGCTAAATGTCCAAAATGTCAGGCGATGGATCGGATTGTCATGCTGACCTCCGGCGAGAATGAATGGATTGAGTGTATTGACTGTGGCTATGAGGAAAACCGCCCTACGCATGTCGATCAACCTGAAATTCCTGCTGTACCTGATGAAGTGGGTGTGATTCAATTTAAACCACGTTAA